The following are encoded together in the Candidatus Zixiibacteriota bacterium genome:
- the flgG gene encoding flagellar basal-body rod protein FlgG: MIKAMRTAASGMSAQQMNVDNIANNLANVNTTGFKKSKIEFQDILYQNFRRAGSATAVGSQAPAGLAIGYGTKPSATTRQFTTGDLQLTGNPLDISIEGDGFFQVRQPDGSTAYTRDGAFKMSADGRVVTSDGYYLLPEISLPEDALSVSIGRDGTVEVQQFGQDETTQVGSIELARFINPAGLTSIGRNLMTQTGASGAPVTNTPGQGGIGEVNQGYLEISNVSVVDEMVNMIIAQRAYEMNSKAIQTADDMSSIANNLKR; the protein is encoded by the coding sequence ATGATTAAAGCAATGCGAACAGCGGCCTCAGGTATGTCGGCCCAACAAATGAATGTTGATAACATCGCCAACAACCTTGCCAACGTCAACACCACCGGCTTCAAGAAAAGTAAAATAGAGTTTCAGGACATTCTCTATCAAAATTTTCGGAGAGCCGGTTCTGCCACCGCAGTGGGAAGCCAGGCTCCAGCCGGACTCGCCATCGGGTACGGAACCAAGCCCTCGGCTACAACGCGCCAATTCACAACTGGCGATTTGCAGTTGACCGGCAACCCGCTCGATATCTCTATAGAAGGGGACGGATTCTTTCAGGTTCGTCAGCCCGATGGTTCGACTGCCTACACCCGCGATGGCGCTTTCAAAATGTCAGCCGATGGACGGGTTGTCACCTCGGATGGCTATTACTTGCTTCCGGAAATATCGCTTCCTGAAGACGCGCTTTCGGTTTCGATTGGCCGCGATGGCACTGTCGAAGTACAGCAGTTCGGACAGGACGAGACCACCCAAGTCGGCTCCATCGAACTTGCGCGTTTCATTAACCCCGCAGGTTTGACGTCAATTGGCCGCAACTTGATGACACAGACCGGAGCTTCCGGCGCGCCGGTTACCAATACCCCGGGTCAAGGGGGGATAGGCGAGGTCAACCAAGGCTATCTCGAAATTTCAAATGTGAGCGTCGTTGATGAAATGGTCAATATGATTATCGCCCAGCGCGCGTATGAGATGAACTCAAAAGCAATTCAGACGGCCGACGATATGTCATCGATAGCAAACAATCTCAAGCGATAG
- a CDS encoding flagellar basal body L-ring protein FlgH, with amino-acid sequence MSFRRLLIILALLLLLPFSLKLRSQDFGKSQSLFTDIKAHRVGDILTVLIVEQNRASNQVETKSEKSSSSSISGGPGIGPLDFIPLFGADLKADNKHDGKGENLRTGNIRARMSVTVSAVKNNGDLVIEGTRVMGISSDKETLTLSGIVRPEDISAENTVESYFIADAEIHYDGKGATNTGSRAGFFVRLANWLF; translated from the coding sequence ATGAGCTTCCGAAGACTACTCATTATATTGGCGCTGCTGCTCCTGCTTCCATTTTCATTAAAACTGCGAAGTCAGGATTTTGGCAAAAGCCAATCACTTTTTACCGATATCAAGGCCCATCGGGTGGGAGATATTCTCACCGTGCTCATAGTCGAGCAGAACCGAGCCTCGAATCAGGTGGAAACAAAATCTGAAAAGAGCAGCAGTTCCTCGATCTCCGGCGGTCCGGGTATCGGCCCGCTTGACTTCATACCTCTCTTTGGAGCCGATTTGAAAGCTGACAATAAGCATGACGGAAAAGGGGAAAACCTCCGCACCGGAAATATCAGAGCGCGAATGTCAGTCACTGTTTCAGCCGTCAAAAATAACGGCGACCTCGTCATAGAAGGCACTCGTGTAATGGGCATCTCGAGCGACAAAGAGACGTTGACCCTTTCAGGGATAGTGCGCCCAGAAGACATCAGCGCGGAGAATACTGTCGAGTCTTATTTCATTGCCGATGCCGAAATCCACTACGATGGCAAAGGCGCGACCAACACCGGAAGCCGCGCTGGGTTTTTTGTCCGCCTCGCCAATTGGTTGTTTTAG
- a CDS encoding T9SS type A sorting domain-containing protein produces MTNRQHHFSAFTILILTFLLILGTSDQILSADPGIPDTLSIDSISTYVGGSRVVPVRFYNDQPLTAIEMTLHENSPDIQIDSFSFTGGRVESATFRLSKVDTVTGILRVTVLPTVSLIPAGSGLLGKIYLSYPPTISGQFVTFDTIRFVDNFLVRTTSFSATGAVEYKPKVKKGYLDINTTPESLDSVWITHVESEQGTETAVDVMLFNQRNIANVAFALKFGSDDLQLDSVSFDGARTATAFPKTVQPRGADNSVLIYLEFDETTPLLPGSGLAARLHLSISPSATPGPVLIDSLTYAPTWSTFITLSADDGGGRFTPMFSGGSVEVRVSTGIDDETDQTLPGSYSLSQNYPNPFNPTTTIEFALPEASQVQIEVFNLLGESVRELVNKQFGAGVHHIEFDSRNNASQSLASGMYFYRIIAGSFSSSKKMILLK; encoded by the coding sequence ATGACAAACCGCCAGCACCATTTTTCAGCCTTTACAATCTTGATCCTAACCTTTCTCCTCATATTGGGGACAAGTGATCAAATATTGTCCGCTGATCCGGGTATTCCGGATACACTTTCGATCGATTCGATTTCAACATATGTGGGCGGAAGCAGAGTTGTGCCGGTTCGGTTCTATAATGATCAACCATTGACAGCAATTGAGATGACTCTTCATGAGAACTCGCCGGATATACAGATCGATTCATTCTCCTTTACAGGAGGTCGTGTCGAGTCTGCCACTTTTCGATTATCAAAAGTCGACACTGTTACGGGCATCCTGAGGGTCACAGTTCTGCCCACAGTATCTCTAATTCCAGCTGGAAGCGGACTTCTGGGCAAAATCTACCTCTCATATCCTCCAACTATTTCGGGACAGTTTGTTACGTTTGATACTATACGGTTTGTTGATAATTTTCTCGTGCGAACAACCTCGTTCTCTGCCACCGGGGCAGTAGAATATAAACCGAAAGTCAAAAAGGGGTATTTGGACATCAACACGACTCCTGAGTCGTTGGATTCAGTTTGGATCACTCATGTCGAATCTGAGCAAGGAACTGAGACGGCTGTGGATGTTATGCTTTTCAACCAAAGAAATATTGCGAATGTCGCCTTTGCTCTAAAATTTGGCTCCGATGACCTTCAACTCGACAGCGTGTCATTCGATGGCGCGCGAACGGCAACCGCATTCCCAAAAACAGTTCAGCCTCGCGGCGCGGATAATTCGGTGCTTATCTATCTTGAGTTCGACGAAACAACCCCGTTACTGCCGGGTAGCGGACTTGCCGCACGGCTTCATTTGAGCATTTCACCATCCGCAACGCCCGGACCTGTATTAATTGATTCTCTCACCTATGCGCCGACCTGGAGTACATTTATTACCCTTTCGGCTGATGACGGGGGCGGAAGATTCACCCCGATGTTTTCAGGAGGAAGTGTGGAAGTGCGTGTATCCACAGGTATTGACGATGAAACCGATCAAACATTGCCGGGCAGCTACTCATTGTCTCAGAACTATCCAAATCCTTTTAATCCGACGACAACTATTGAATTTGCGCTGCCCGAAGCCTCGCAGGTTCAGATCGAAGTTTTCAATTTACTTGGAGAGTCTGTTCGAGAACTTGTGAATAAACAGTTTGGAGCCGGTGTCCACCACATCGAATTCGACAGCCGCAACAACGCCAGTCAATCGTTGGCCTCTGGAATGTATTTTTACCGTATAATCGCGGGCTCATTTAGTTCGAGCAAGAAGATGATTTTGTTGAAATAG
- the fliG gene encoding flagellar motor switch protein FliG: MTPTQKAAVALVSLGPEVSALVLKGLTDTDLENITLEIANLRSVPPEVEEQVMNECHTIFMARQYVSEGGIDFATELLKKAVGVQRATEIMNRLESAFSTRGFSLLKDIDPKQLGGFLQSEHPQTISLILTQLKPQKAASVLSELAPEMQAEVALRIATMEKISPEILKEIEVTLEGQFGQSAGRELSVSGGAKAIAEILNLIDSTAEKNILQSLEAEDAELAAEVKNMMFVFDDLILLDDRSIQRLLKEVETKDLSIALKATSEEVKTKLFANVSERVSVMIKEEMEFMGPTRLSDVEAAQGRIVEAVRRLEEEGQVIISGRGGKEEIIV, translated from the coding sequence ATGACCCCAACTCAAAAAGCCGCAGTGGCGCTTGTCTCGCTTGGTCCGGAGGTTTCAGCTCTTGTATTGAAAGGACTGACAGACACAGACCTTGAAAATATCACGCTTGAAATTGCCAATCTCCGCTCGGTCCCTCCTGAAGTAGAAGAGCAGGTCATGAATGAATGTCACACAATATTCATGGCGCGGCAGTATGTTTCCGAAGGCGGCATCGATTTCGCAACCGAACTGCTCAAGAAAGCAGTCGGGGTGCAACGGGCAACCGAGATAATGAATAGGCTCGAGTCAGCCTTCTCCACTCGAGGCTTTTCCCTTTTGAAAGACATCGACCCCAAACAATTGGGCGGTTTTCTTCAGAGCGAGCATCCCCAGACTATTTCTCTTATTCTTACACAGCTCAAACCCCAGAAAGCTGCATCGGTTCTCTCCGAGCTTGCGCCAGAAATGCAGGCCGAGGTCGCGCTTCGCATTGCCACAATGGAAAAGATATCCCCCGAGATTCTTAAAGAAATCGAAGTCACCCTCGAAGGTCAGTTTGGGCAATCGGCGGGACGGGAGCTGTCCGTTTCAGGTGGAGCCAAAGCCATTGCCGAGATTCTTAATCTCATTGACTCGACTGCCGAAAAAAATATTCTTCAGTCACTCGAAGCCGAAGATGCCGAACTTGCCGCCGAAGTGAAAAATATGATGTTTGTCTTTGACGACCTCATTCTTCTCGATGACCGTTCGATCCAGCGGCTACTCAAAGAAGTCGAAACAAAAGACCTTTCGATTGCCCTCAAAGCAACCAGCGAGGAAGTCAAAACAAAACTTTTCGCCAATGTCTCCGAACGCGTATCCGTCATGATTAAAGAGGAGATGGAGTTTATGGGCCCGACACGGCTGTCCGATGTCGAAGCCGCGCAGGGGAGAATTGTCGAGGCCGTTCGGCGTCTCGAAGAAGAAGGCCAGGTCATTATCTCCGGTCGCGGCGGTAAAGAGGAAATCATTGTCTAA
- the fliE gene encoding flagellar hook-basal body complex protein FliE — translation MPEPISNIVRLAPGLVEPIGGKIGITNPSEIVGDDKFSDLFANMLNSVNDLQHESADIQKAMMAGEPVELHQVMIKAEEAGLTMDLLLEIRNKLLNAYTEIIHMPM, via the coding sequence ATGCCAGAGCCTATTTCAAATATTGTCCGACTTGCGCCTGGTCTCGTTGAACCGATTGGCGGAAAGATTGGAATTACTAATCCTTCAGAAATTGTCGGCGATGACAAATTCTCTGATCTCTTTGCCAATATGCTCAACTCGGTGAATGACCTTCAGCACGAGTCAGCCGATATCCAAAAAGCCATGATGGCCGGAGAACCGGTTGAGTTGCACCAGGTGATGATCAAGGCCGAGGAAGCCGGACTAACAATGGATTTACTTTTGGAGATACGCAATAAATTATTGAACGCATACACAGAAATAATACACATGCCGATGTAA
- the flgC gene encoding flagellar basal body rod protein FlgC, whose translation MAGILNSIEISARGLSVQRAKMDVVAQNMANAETTETAEGGPYRRKRIIVSEDKLSGGFDSELRKANTELLRTNESHRLGKSYKIGTASNLSTADMKEVQDPESTFKLVYDPSHPDADAEGYVKMPDVEIITEMVDMMIASRAYEANTSAIAASKKMIMDTLDI comes from the coding sequence ATGGCAGGAATACTCAATTCAATCGAAATCTCAGCCCGAGGCCTTTCGGTCCAGCGCGCAAAGATGGATGTTGTCGCGCAGAATATGGCAAATGCTGAGACGACTGAAACGGCCGAAGGCGGACCGTATCGCCGCAAACGGATAATAGTCAGTGAAGATAAACTCTCCGGCGGCTTTGACTCGGAACTCAGAAAAGCAAACACCGAGCTGCTTCGCACAAACGAATCTCATCGACTTGGCAAATCCTATAAAATTGGGACAGCCTCGAATCTGTCGACCGCCGACATGAAGGAAGTGCAGGACCCTGAATCCACATTCAAATTGGTCTATGACCCCTCGCATCCCGATGCTGACGCCGAAGGGTATGTCAAAATGCCCGATGTCGAAATCATTACTGAAATGGTCGACATGATGATCGCATCGCGCGCCTATGAGGCCAATACCTCGGCTATTGCGGCCTCCAAAAAAATGATAATGGATACTCTCGATATTTAG
- a CDS encoding FliH/SctL family protein, giving the protein MSKIIRYSNSIPSILIGEQQRDKETELRAEKTLGALFPAVSYITAPDGAKLIPIQEVVKIESVVAARREESRVTGYESGYQAGLAKGLEEAQKVMHTFDQAINDTVSLRAAHFEDAKTKILELVLQISRKVTFDAVQIDQQATVQMITKIIDSLIDKSKIVIKVNPNFLPIVEQHIDRFLGDSTTIKDLRVEADPRVKFGGCFIETPTGDIDARLESQFEVITATVLAGE; this is encoded by the coding sequence TTGTCTAAGATTATACGCTACTCGAATTCTATACCGAGCATCCTCATCGGAGAACAACAGCGTGATAAAGAAACTGAACTTCGCGCCGAAAAGACACTGGGCGCCCTTTTTCCTGCCGTGTCGTATATCACCGCGCCCGATGGAGCGAAACTCATACCTATCCAGGAAGTCGTCAAAATTGAAAGTGTCGTGGCCGCGAGACGCGAAGAAAGCCGTGTGACGGGATATGAAAGCGGCTATCAGGCGGGACTTGCCAAGGGGCTCGAAGAAGCTCAGAAAGTAATGCACACTTTCGATCAGGCCATTAACGACACAGTCTCTCTTCGCGCCGCGCATTTCGAAGATGCGAAAACAAAGATTTTGGAATTGGTCCTTCAGATTAGTCGCAAAGTGACATTTGATGCTGTCCAGATCGATCAGCAAGCCACTGTCCAGATGATTACCAAAATTATAGACAGCCTTATCGACAAATCAAAAATCGTCATTAAAGTAAATCCCAATTTTCTACCGATAGTCGAACAACATATCGACCGGTTCCTTGGCGATTCGACTACTATCAAAGACCTGCGAGTCGAAGCCGACCCCCGGGTAAAATTCGGAGGGTGCTTTATTGAAACTCCAACTGGTGATATCGATGCCCGGCTTGAGTCGCAATTCGAGGTCATCACGGCCACGGTACTGGCGGGCGAGTAA
- a CDS encoding flagellar hook-basal body protein yields MIKGMYRSASGMIPRVNKQQIIANNIANVGTAGFKKDTMFTRELSKAEQKVIPKKTDWEQPMVDKVHVDYSPGIFDKTDNPLDLAIEGDGFFKLEASDGSVALTRSGTFQVDSAGFLAYPGGFRLSSESGPIQVGDGKVVISQTGEIEVDGSSVSRIVPVSVTDHDKLERLGGALFGVPKGVEVTPVTNTVIQQGYLETANVDVVREMVDMIITYRTYEANAKALQQQDASLDHLFQKVAR; encoded by the coding sequence ATGATTAAAGGAATGTACCGTTCAGCTTCGGGCATGATCCCGAGGGTCAACAAGCAGCAGATTATCGCAAACAACATTGCCAATGTTGGCACTGCCGGTTTTAAGAAAGATACCATGTTCACACGTGAACTTTCTAAAGCCGAGCAGAAAGTAATCCCAAAGAAAACTGACTGGGAACAGCCGATGGTCGACAAAGTTCATGTCGATTATTCTCCAGGTATTTTTGATAAGACCGATAATCCGCTCGACCTTGCTATAGAAGGAGACGGTTTTTTCAAACTCGAAGCAAGCGATGGCTCAGTTGCGCTAACCCGATCAGGCACATTCCAAGTCGACAGCGCCGGATTTTTGGCATACCCCGGCGGATTTCGATTGTCCAGTGAAAGTGGTCCCATTCAGGTCGGCGATGGTAAAGTTGTCATCAGCCAAACCGGAGAAATAGAAGTCGATGGTTCATCGGTATCACGTATTGTTCCGGTTTCGGTTACAGACCACGACAAACTTGAACGTTTGGGCGGAGCGCTATTCGGAGTGCCCAAGGGGGTGGAAGTAACCCCAGTCACTAATACGGTTATCCAACAGGGATATCTCGAAACCGCCAATGTCGATGTCGTCCGCGAGATGGTCGATATGATTATCACTTACCGCACATACGAAGCAAACGCGAAAGCCCTGCAACAACAGGATGCCTCGCTTGACCACCTCTTCCAAAAGGTGGCTCGATAA
- the flgA gene encoding flagellar basal body P-ring formation chaperone FlgA, whose product MKTRTYIGCIGLALLMLQPGFAMPVEDAIKARIMDYYQLDPISYEIEILTNSLNEGEVIPEALTIRPMSQKEPLGLLSIKAVLSEAGGKIKQAQIQIRIRRYAKALVATGHIRQNDILDSSAYELKRVETTTLQENALTNGNVFIGMRSKRNLNRGQILTAEAFETIPTAKTGDAVTIVFENAGFSVSTEGKLLQSGLKGDLVKVRNTSSGKIVIAKIVDSHSVVVTP is encoded by the coding sequence ATGAAAACAAGAACATATATAGGATGTATTGGTCTTGCGCTGTTAATGCTTCAGCCCGGATTTGCTATGCCTGTCGAGGACGCAATCAAGGCGCGAATTATGGATTATTATCAGCTTGATCCGATCAGCTACGAAATAGAAATCCTGACCAATTCTCTAAACGAAGGCGAAGTAATACCCGAAGCTCTGACAATTAGACCCATGAGTCAAAAAGAACCGTTGGGACTCTTGTCGATCAAAGCCGTTCTATCCGAGGCCGGGGGGAAAATAAAGCAGGCGCAAATCCAAATTCGCATTCGCCGTTACGCAAAGGCTCTGGTTGCAACCGGGCATATCCGCCAGAATGATATTCTTGACAGCTCGGCCTATGAACTGAAACGAGTCGAGACGACAACACTACAGGAAAACGCGCTGACCAATGGCAATGTGTTTATTGGAATGCGAAGCAAGCGCAATCTCAATCGAGGACAAATTCTTACCGCCGAGGCCTTTGAAACTATTCCAACCGCTAAGACCGGCGATGCAGTGACGATTGTCTTTGAGAACGCCGGATTCAGTGTCTCTACAGAAGGGAAGCTTCTTCAGTCAGGTCTCAAAGGAGATTTAGTAAAAGTACGGAATACATCTTCAGGGAAAATTGTAATCGCAAAAATTGTAGACAGTCACTCGGTTGTGGTGACTCCCTGA
- the fliF gene encoding flagellar basal-body MS-ring/collar protein FliF, whose amino-acid sequence MDNVKSVFSNASGFVGRMTASQVMMLFGLIAGAIVGTIVLVGWINSVNYARLYSNLEPAEAGEVVAYLNDNKIPYKLADNGSSIEVPSDDVYSTRISLASQGLPREGTIGYSLFDKNNLGMTDFLQNLNFRRALEGELTRTIMQLSEVQAARVHIVMPKDRLFKEDKKEATASVVLKLRRRDGLSASQLDGITHLVAASVEGLKPNNIAIVDYEGNLLSGGRETDAVAGLSDTQLDARRKVETYLQEKAQSLLDGVLGLDKAIVRVTADLNFQQAEKTSETFDPNAPVIRSEERTKTSNAVTDKTPETSESNEQGSTETNVTNYEISKTVEHIVSAVGSIERLSIAVMVDGMYSLPEGAEENTAPTYQPRSQEDLDRLSSIVKNAVGFDPQRNDQLEMVNIPFDRQTLENDQQMLDSMYQREYYMEIGKVVGLILLALLAFLYLKRKSKNLFAALGRIMPPPAPVAAMQIQQQAAAEAALEHRRPRMTDNLQTAAKQHPDEIAKVIRTMMAE is encoded by the coding sequence ATGGATAACGTAAAATCAGTCTTTTCAAACGCATCAGGCTTTGTCGGCCGCATGACCGCCAGCCAGGTTATGATGTTATTCGGCCTCATTGCCGGTGCTATAGTCGGAACGATCGTGCTTGTCGGCTGGATTAACAGCGTCAATTACGCCCGGCTCTATTCGAATCTCGAACCCGCCGAAGCCGGTGAAGTTGTTGCTTATCTCAACGATAATAAAATTCCTTATAAGCTCGCTGACAACGGTTCGAGCATCGAAGTCCCATCCGATGACGTTTACAGCACACGGATATCTTTGGCTTCGCAGGGACTTCCCCGCGAAGGTACAATCGGCTATTCTCTCTTTGATAAAAATAATCTCGGCATGACCGATTTTCTGCAAAATCTCAATTTCCGGCGCGCTCTTGAAGGTGAACTGACACGCACCATTATGCAGTTGAGTGAGGTGCAGGCCGCACGAGTGCATATTGTCATGCCCAAAGATAGACTCTTCAAAGAGGACAAAAAAGAAGCCACCGCCTCAGTTGTGCTGAAACTCCGTCGCCGGGACGGACTGTCCGCCTCTCAGCTCGATGGCATAACTCACCTTGTTGCGGCATCGGTCGAAGGTCTCAAACCGAATAATATCGCAATTGTCGATTATGAAGGTAATTTGCTATCCGGAGGACGCGAGACAGACGCCGTCGCTGGGCTTTCTGATACCCAGCTTGATGCCCGCAGAAAAGTGGAAACATATCTTCAGGAGAAAGCCCAATCCTTGCTCGATGGCGTTTTGGGGCTCGATAAGGCAATTGTTCGTGTGACCGCCGATCTCAATTTTCAGCAGGCTGAAAAAACCTCAGAGACATTTGATCCGAACGCTCCGGTTATACGTAGCGAAGAACGCACCAAGACTTCTAATGCTGTCACTGACAAGACGCCCGAGACGAGCGAAAGCAACGAGCAAGGCTCAACCGAAACAAATGTCACAAATTATGAAATAAGCAAAACCGTCGAGCATATTGTCAGCGCTGTGGGAAGCATCGAGCGGCTCTCTATCGCAGTGATGGTCGATGGTATGTACAGCCTGCCTGAAGGAGCTGAGGAAAACACCGCTCCCACATACCAGCCCCGTTCACAGGAAGACCTCGACAGGCTCTCGTCGATTGTCAAAAATGCAGTCGGCTTTGATCCCCAGAGAAATGACCAGCTCGAAATGGTAAACATACCCTTCGATAGGCAAACTCTTGAAAATGACCAGCAAATGCTCGATTCAATGTACCAGCGGGAATATTATATGGAGATCGGCAAGGTTGTCGGGCTTATACTTCTCGCGTTGCTCGCCTTCCTCTACCTAAAACGAAAGTCCAAAAATCTCTTCGCTGCGCTTGGTAGAATTATGCCGCCACCCGCGCCGGTTGCCGCTATGCAAATACAACAACAGGCCGCAGCCGAAGCCGCCTTGGAGCACAGACGCCCTCGCATGACTGACAATCTTCAGACGGCAGCCAAACAGCATCCCGACGAGATAGCCAAAGTTATCAGAACGATGATGGCGGAATAA
- a CDS encoding FliI/YscN family ATPase: MNSIAYSMYADRINRVSTVRHFGKVTQVVGLVIEAAGPAVSIGRLCTIENRTNDTKISAEVVGFRDDRILLMPYGTINGITPGAIVTSISDQLRITVGKELLGRVLGGLGQPIDHKGAVTCAQTRPINAQPIPVMSRRRITQPIRTGIKVVDTMTVIGQGQRMGIFAGSGVGKSVMLGMIARGSSADVNVIALIGERGREVREFIERDLGPEGLKRSVVVAVSSDEPALVRIKGAMVATTIAEYFRDQGLNVMLLLDSITRVAMAQREIGLAVGEPPATKGYTPSVFALLPSILERAGSAETGSITGLYTVLVEGDDFNEPISDAVRSILDGHIMLSRKYAAMNQYPAVDFLDSISRLMTAVSTKEEQQLATQVREIAATYRESEDLISIGAYAKGTNPRIDRAVSKIDALNQFFRQGIDERVEHSDAVAELSRIIAS; encoded by the coding sequence ATGAATTCCATTGCCTATTCCATGTACGCCGATAGAATTAATCGAGTGAGCACGGTCCGCCATTTTGGCAAAGTGACCCAAGTAGTCGGTTTGGTGATCGAAGCCGCGGGCCCCGCAGTTTCAATCGGGCGACTCTGCACCATCGAAAACCGCACGAACGATACAAAAATAAGCGCTGAAGTTGTTGGGTTTCGTGATGACCGCATTCTGCTTATGCCCTATGGGACGATTAACGGAATCACACCCGGGGCGATTGTAACTTCAATCTCTGATCAACTCCGCATAACTGTCGGCAAAGAATTGCTTGGCCGTGTATTGGGCGGGCTCGGTCAGCCTATCGACCACAAAGGCGCTGTTACTTGTGCGCAGACTCGACCGATTAATGCTCAGCCAATTCCCGTTATGAGCCGCCGAAGAATCACTCAGCCAATTAGAACTGGGATAAAAGTTGTGGACACGATGACAGTTATCGGTCAAGGTCAGCGCATGGGGATATTTGCGGGATCCGGTGTCGGAAAATCCGTCATGCTGGGAATGATTGCAAGGGGTTCCTCAGCCGATGTCAATGTCATCGCCCTTATAGGAGAACGCGGAAGGGAAGTGCGAGAGTTCATCGAACGTGACCTCGGACCTGAAGGACTGAAACGCTCGGTTGTAGTAGCAGTCTCCTCAGATGAACCAGCCTTGGTGAGAATAAAAGGGGCGATGGTGGCAACAACTATTGCCGAGTATTTTCGCGACCAAGGTCTGAATGTGATGCTATTGCTTGATTCCATTACTCGTGTCGCCATGGCCCAACGGGAAATTGGTCTTGCTGTAGGCGAGCCGCCAGCGACAAAGGGATACACACCTTCAGTTTTTGCCCTGCTTCCATCAATTCTCGAACGTGCTGGCAGTGCCGAAACCGGCTCGATAACAGGACTCTACACCGTTCTGGTCGAAGGCGACGATTTCAATGAGCCGATCTCAGACGCCGTGCGGTCGATTCTCGACGGTCATATAATGCTCTCTCGAAAATATGCCGCCATGAATCAGTATCCGGCTGTCGACTTTCTGGATTCAATCAGCCGCCTCATGACAGCCGTGTCGACTAAGGAGGAACAGCAACTCGCCACACAGGTCAGAGAAATCGCAGCCACCTACCGCGAATCCGAAGATTTGATTTCTATCGGCGCTTATGCAAAGGGAACAAATCCTCGAATTGATAGGGCAGTATCTAAAATTGATGCACTCAATCAGTTCTTCCGGCAAGGTATCGATGAACGGGTCGAGCATTCTGACGCCGTCGCTGAATTGTCCCGCATCATCGCTTCATGA
- the flgB gene encoding flagellar basal body rod protein FlgB produces MPIKLSQYIFDKIGVPSYKKYLDMAAFRHKLLSGNLSNISTPGYKAKDINFTDEFNKANGATTQLTRVTTHQNHIPIGNHPSKPPKVNREGIVDGEMNSVDIDREITQMTQNEILFTVGAKLLQRKFEGLRTAITSK; encoded by the coding sequence ATGCCGATCAAACTGTCGCAGTACATCTTCGACAAGATCGGAGTGCCTTCATATAAGAAGTATCTCGATATGGCCGCCTTCCGCCATAAACTGCTCAGCGGCAATCTCTCCAATATCTCCACTCCCGGTTACAAAGCCAAAGATATAAACTTTACCGATGAATTTAATAAAGCGAATGGGGCCACAACCCAGCTGACTCGAGTCACCACACATCAAAATCATATTCCTATCGGCAATCACCCAAGTAAACCTCCGAAGGTAAACCGCGAGGGCATCGTCGATGGTGAGATGAATTCGGTGGACATAGATCGCGAGATCACACAAATGACCCAAAATGAAATCCTCTTTACTGTGGGAGCAAAATTGCTCCAGCGAAAATTTGAAGGTCTCCGAACGGCTATCACCAGCAAGTAG
- the fliJ gene encoding flagellar export protein FliJ codes for MKKFSYRLETLLKLKEHLEKERQLELAVAVTHVHKQQERLGDVERQRQETLDQQRTLQVGQLPVGQLLNASRFLLKLKGEKFAGFELLRGLERQADKKREKLLIAVKEKKVHEKLKERAQKKYQDTIQDYERKEADEIGINTFRLGKRKVE; via the coding sequence ATGAAAAAGTTCTCGTATCGCCTTGAGACGCTTCTGAAACTCAAAGAACATCTCGAAAAAGAGCGCCAGTTGGAACTGGCAGTGGCCGTGACCCATGTACACAAACAACAAGAGCGGCTTGGTGATGTAGAACGTCAAAGGCAGGAGACTTTAGATCAGCAGCGAACTTTGCAGGTTGGTCAATTACCCGTCGGTCAGCTACTAAACGCTTCGCGCTTCTTACTCAAGTTAAAAGGGGAAAAGTTTGCAGGCTTTGAACTGTTAAGAGGATTGGAACGACAGGCCGATAAAAAAAGAGAGAAACTGTTGATTGCTGTCAAAGAGAAGAAAGTTCATGAAAAGCTCAAAGAGCGGGCACAGAAAAAATATCAGGATACAATTCAGGACTATGAACGGAAAGAAGCCGATGAGATCGGAATAAATACTTTTCGTCTGGGAAAACGAAAAGTAGAATAG